In the Parasphingorhabdus halotolerans genome, ATTTGAAAGGCGGAAACCGCGTTTTGGCTGGCAGCGAATCAATCCATTATATTTGGGGTGATCGCACGACCGGAACACTGCCTACCGGCCGCGCCGAATATGCGCTGTCCGGTGGAACGCGGCCAACCCGCGTTGACGGCATGGGCGATCCCGGCACGTTTGAAGGCGAACTAGCGATTAACTTCGCAACCCTGAAAATGGGCTGGGACACAATTGTCGGGATGGGCAATGATCGGTTCAACTTCCTCTCATCCGGCGGCCTTGATAATCTTTCAGTAAACGTAAATAATGCTGGCAACGGGATTTTCAATTTTACCGGTGACGGGATGGTCGTTTCCGAGCTCGGGCGCTGTCAGGGTTGTACCGGGTCGGCCAGCGGTTTCGTGAGCGGAGCAGACGGAAAATATGTCGGCTTTGCTTATGAAATTGGCACGGTGGATTTCGGTGCCATTCAGGGTGTGGCCGGGTTTGAATTTCAAGCCCCCGCTTCAACGCCGCCCACAGGGACTGTTCGTTCGAACCAGTTTGCTGCTTATGCCGCTGGTGCTAATGTCGGCATTGACGCGCGGGAAATCGTTGATGTGACTTACGCGGGCACCAGCGGTGCACCTATTGGCTATGTGTGGAAACTTAATGATTTCACGACCGAAAACGAGCGCCCCAATATCGGCACGGCGAAGGAAAATGAATCGGGTAGTGTCGGCGAGGTGATCGGCTGGACGCGGTGGGCTGACGGCAAGACCGGCGGACGTTTTTATGGCGAGCAAAACGGCCTGGACTTTGGCCCCAATCAGGGCTTCCACCTTGTGACGGGAACACCGGCAACCAATCTGCCAACCACTGGCACGGTTACTTATGCGCTTGCCGGTGCGACGGCACCGACAATCCGGGATGGATCGCTGGCACCTGGAAGTTTTTCCGGGAATCTTGCGGTCGCGTTCGGGGCAACGCCGCTGGTCGGAATGGATTTTGCGATAAACATCGAAGGCAATGCCTATGGTTTTGGAACTCCCGGCGGTGCCGCTGATCCAACCAACGGCGGAAGGCCTGTGGAAACCACCGGAGATTTTGCACTGACCTTTGGTTCGGGTCAGGAAAAATTCCTGGTGACCGGCAATGGACCGATTTGCGGCGGCAGCGGTGATTGTATCGCCAGCTTCCGGGGTTTCCTTGCGGGAGAAGGCGCCAGTCATATTGGTGTAAGCTATACTTTCGGTAACGGAACGTTTGATCAGCGGGTTGATGGGGTCGCGGCATTCGGCAAGCAGGGATCGGGGCCAACTGTCACCAGCACCACTAATTGGTCTGGCTGGACCGCCGGCGGGGTAGGTGACGGAGCCAATTTCAACTTTGATCCGCAAACCGGCAATCGGCTCAATAATGGCCTCGGCATTCCAACTACCAGCGACATCCGCGCGATCAGGGAAGCTCTGGGGCCCAATTTCGCTTTCCAATAAGACAGCCTTGCCAGACAGTTTGGTCCGTCCATTGCAACCCCTTGTGTTGGGCGGACCCGAGCGTTTGGCCAAGTCCTGCAAGTGAACATAACAAGCTTTGTAATGTCTCTAACAGAAGCTGTAACTGGAGTGCCGCATGCTCTTCCGCCACTTTGATCTGGCAAGATCAAACACAAACAAGGGGTATGGATATCATGAACAGCAAGAAAATTATCGCAGCGGCAACCGCCGGGATCACAATAGCTTCACTGGCCACCGCGCCGGCACTGGCGGCCAAGGGTAGCGCCGAAGCCGAGGTGATGAAATGTGACGCCTCCCACGGTACGATCGCGATCACCGATGGAGACACGCAAGGCTGGACCAAATTTGGCCTGTCATCCCCGCGCGGAATGCTCGGAGCGATCGTGCAGGAATCAGGCTGCTTCACGTTGCACACTGGCGTGGACGGAAGGCCTGCCAATTACCTGATGTCCGCTGTTGCCGGTTCGCAGGAAGAAATTGACCAGACCATGAACATGGCAAAAGGTGCTTTGACGGAAGGACTGGTCCGTTCCGGTGCTGCAGGCTCCGTGCTTAGCAGCGTTCCGATGGGCGGCGCGCTTATCGGCATGTTTGGCGGCCTTGGTGGCAAAAAGAAAACCATTACTGCAGGCTTACGACTGATGAATCCGTCGAACGGACAAACGCTGATTTCCGGCAGTGGCCAAAGCCAGAAATCGACCATCAAGGTGTTGAGCGGTGCCGGATGGGTTGCTGCAAGTCAGGGTCAATTTGGACAATATAGCTCGTCTAAAGACGGCAAAATGGTTGCCAGCGCTTTCATCGAAGCTTTCAATAGCCTGGCATCACAGGCTGGCGCGTTGGGTGCTGTCCAGCAGGTTGCAACGCCCGCCGCTGCTCCAATCTCGAGCTACAAGGTAGCGGTAGCGACCAAGATGATGGACGGCCCGGCAGAAACAAGCGCTGAGGTTCGTGATTTGCGGGCCGATACAACATTGATCCCGACGGGCAGCAAAGAAGGCCTTTTTGTGGAAGTGACCGACAATTACGGCACCAAGGGATGGGTTTCAGTCGAAGACCTGCGCTAATTGCGACCCGAGCGCAGCGACATCGCTGATCAGGAAGGGCGTCCTCCTCCCCGGAGGGCGTCCTTCCACTGATTGTTTATAATTGGAACGTCTAATCACCAATCAGGATAAACGGTGCCCAAACCGCTGGGTGGGCCGCGCCGGAGACGGCGGGGTCAGCCATTAATTTCAATTGCGCCTGCCGCAATGCCTCAGCTCGGGTCATACCGTTTTTGGCATTTTTGACTGTCTCTACCGAGAGAATCGCTGCTGCATCGTCGCGAACCGGCCAGTGGGAGAGCAACAGCGACCGGGTTCCGGCTAACCGGAACGCTTTCGCAAGCCCGGAATATGTTGGTGCACTGGCATCGAGGCCTCCGCTACTATTGCAAGCCGAAAGGATGACCCAGTCAACCGGAATCGATAGCCGCGAAATTTCGCTGGCGGTTAGCAAACCGTCATCAAGGGTGCTGGCTGTGGCGGGAGGCGTCAGCACTAGCGCTGGTTCCGACAGCCCGTCGATTTCGCCGCTGGTCAATCCGTGAGTGGCAAATGCAACCACCGAGAAGCTGGAAA is a window encoding:
- a CDS encoding SH3 domain-containing protein, translated to MNSKKIIAAATAGITIASLATAPALAAKGSAEAEVMKCDASHGTIAITDGDTQGWTKFGLSSPRGMLGAIVQESGCFTLHTGVDGRPANYLMSAVAGSQEEIDQTMNMAKGALTEGLVRSGAAGSVLSSVPMGGALIGMFGGLGGKKKTITAGLRLMNPSNGQTLISGSGQSQKSTIKVLSGAGWVAASQGQFGQYSSSKDGKMVASAFIEAFNSLASQAGALGAVQQVATPAAAPISSYKVAVATKMMDGPAETSAEVRDLRADTTLIPTGSKEGLFVEVTDNYGTKGWVSVEDLR